TGGCAGTACCTGACAGATTGGCGTATACAGGTGATATATCTCTTACAATATCTGCCAAATAGCCTATAAATGGAAGCCAGATCAGAACACCAAGAATATTGAATATCAGATGCGCTGCCGCTGCTTGTTTTGCTGCAGTGGGTTTTCCTATGGCTGCAAGTACGGCTGTCACGCACGTACCAACATTAGCGCCAAGTATTAATGCTATGCCCGCGTCAAGAGTGATAAATCCCTGAGACGCTAGCACGATAGTTATACCAGTTGTAGCAGATGAGCTTTGCACAAGTGCTGTAAATAAAGCTGCCACAGTTATGCCTAATAACGGGTTTCCCATATCTCTCATAAGCGCTATGAATGGCTCATATGTTCTGAGAGGATTTGTAGCATCGCTCATAATTCCCATTCCAAAAAATACCATTCCAAGACCCATAATAATTACTCCATATAGACGGATCTTTTCATTCTTTGCGATAAAATTCATGGCAAAGCCGATTGCGATTAGAAGTAGCGCGTACTGGGTTACATTAAATGCAATAATCTGTGCTGTGATAGTTGTCCCAACATTAGCACCGAGTATGATTCCGATCGCTTGCTGAAGCGTCATAAGCCCGGCAGTGATGAATCCGACCACTAAAACAGTTGTAATAGAGGATGACTGTATGACTGCGGTAGTAATTGCACCTGTAAGAGCGGCCATAAACCTGTTCTTTGTCAGTTTTGCTAATAGACTGCTCATTCCCTCTCCGGCCACAGCTTTAAGTCCGTCAGTCATCTGCTCCATGCCGAATAGAAACACTGCCAGACCACCGAAAAGGCCCATGACTATTGCCCACGTGCTAAAGCCCTCAGCCTGGGCTACAGCTCCTAATGACGGAAGCGCAGACAATAAACACGCGCCTAAAATGAGAATAAGAAGAGACTTTTTCCCCATATATTTATTATTCAGATTCATTTTTATTACCCCCGACGCTTAAAGTTTGAACAAGTCTTATAAGTGCCATCTTATATGAATTTAGATTATCATTTCAGTTGACCTTAGCAAAGCCATAAATGCTATACTCATATCACTACTTTTCGGAGGTAAGACTGATGGAAATAGACGAGACAACATACCAAGAGATTGCAGAGCTTATTCACAGCGATAAGAGCCCGGTTGGGATTGATGCAAAGAAAACGCATATACTAATTCTTCACAAGCTTACGCAGATTGAAAAAAGATTAGACTCGCTAGAAGAGCAAATTAAAGACAAATAATTTTTTTATAATTCTCAATAATATTAGATAGATAGCAATTAATATGGATATGTGCTAAAATAAAATCTATCACACCCTAATGGCGGAGGGTTATAGATGGCAACTATATTATCTAAACTCAACAGGGGAATTCTATATTCCCTAGTTTATTTATGTTTTATTATTTTCTTATCACATTCAGCTTATGCTGAAGATCTAACTTGTTTAGAACAAGACGTTATACCGATTATTACTAATGCCACGCGTGCTACTGATCCTTCAATTAGTGACGATGGTTCTCTTATTGCCTTCATTTCTAATGGGAATATAAACAATACAAATAGTGACGGTAGTGATGA
The window above is part of the Thermodesulfobacteriota bacterium genome. Proteins encoded here:
- a CDS encoding Na/Pi cotransporter family protein, which codes for MNLNNKYMGKKSLLILILGACLLSALPSLGAVAQAEGFSTWAIVMGLFGGLAVFLFGMEQMTDGLKAVAGEGMSSLLAKLTKNRFMAALTGAITTAVIQSSSITTVLVVGFITAGLMTLQQAIGIILGANVGTTITAQIIAFNVTQYALLLIAIGFAMNFIAKNEKIRLYGVIIMGLGMVFFGMGIMSDATNPLRTYEPFIALMRDMGNPLLGITVAALFTALVQSSSATTGITIVLASQGFITLDAGIALILGANVGTCVTAVLAAIGKPTAAKQAAAAHLIFNILGVLIWLPFIGYLADIVRDISPVYANLSGTARLGAETPRQIANAHTIFNIANTFIFIGFTTYLANFIQRVLPEEPEKLPEYATPKYLEKELLETPALALDRIRLEAVRLGGFIEGLTNMARPAVLSGTKEDLEKLVSRELELRMLHDSITDYARKLYSMEMTDSETKRLEALGTIVSNLQHIGETISVNMVSIGKERIDRGFKISEETLNKFMPYSS